Proteins from a single region of Haloarcula laminariae:
- a CDS encoding metallophosphoesterase, with amino-acid sequence MSILCISDILWETPDTDTLETLETEISDEEPSLVLFAGDIINDGMNSEEHTSEFIELLEYLEELEITSFTIEGNHDEYSNYEAVVEQTEELEYAREISGETAEFDGLQVLGIPYSHTHYLREARQLGNEFSGSYDIVLAHAETSRRIWLLNLDTQFIVTGHVSEQLCEIQDHIFVSMGSFPRDRLVFRSGLNEVLYRRHSDSFFASQDVYEAEVRVEDGELVWVRDEHEEDRVGLKKLSDSDYPERFEKLIAAKERVQEVNEEEERKIIESLLDSGIPKTHIREYINRYDFL; translated from the coding sequence ATGTCGATTCTCTGTATCAGCGATATTCTGTGGGAGACCCCTGACACGGATACTTTAGAAACGTTGGAAACCGAGATTTCTGATGAGGAACCCTCACTGGTTCTCTTTGCAGGAGATATAATCAACGACGGCATGAACAGCGAGGAGCATACCTCCGAGTTCATCGAGCTACTGGAGTACTTAGAGGAACTGGAGATCACATCTTTCACGATAGAGGGGAACCACGATGAGTACTCGAATTATGAAGCGGTAGTCGAACAAACCGAGGAATTGGAGTACGCAAGAGAAATATCCGGGGAAACCGCTGAATTTGACGGTCTACAGGTACTGGGGATTCCGTATTCCCATACACATTATCTCCGGGAGGCCCGGCAGTTGGGTAACGAGTTTTCAGGAAGCTACGATATCGTATTGGCGCACGCGGAGACATCCCGGAGGATCTGGCTTCTGAACCTTGATACCCAGTTTATCGTCACGGGGCATGTCTCTGAGCAGCTCTGTGAAATCCAGGATCATATTTTCGTGTCGATGGGATCATTCCCCCGCGATAGATTGGTCTTCAGATCTGGTTTGAACGAAGTATTGTACCGGCGTCATTCAGACTCATTCTTTGCCAGTCAAGATGTGTACGAGGCTGAAGTCAGGGTAGAGGATGGTGAATTGGTCTGGGTGCGTGACGAGCATGAGGAGGATAGAGTAGGTTTGAAAAAGCTGAGCGACTCCGATTACCCTGAACGGTTTGAGAAATTGATCGCGGCCAAGGAGAGGGTCCAAGAAGTGAATGAAGAGGAAGAAAGGAAGATTATCGAATCGTTGCTGGACAGCGGGATCCCGAAAACTCATATCCGAGAGTACATCAACCGCTACGATTTCCTGTAG
- a CDS encoding IS5 family transposase, whose translation MQALPKSRLLWFVEQAYHLARRAVARYSSKFSKRRYTLHQHIVLLCLKVRKNTTYRTLLDELIEMPRIRSAIDLEELPSPSTLCKAFNRLDMAVWRVLLNLSVTLLPTNGVVGIDASGFDRSHASKHYTKRTKLTIQQLKVTLLVDTKVNAIIDLHVTTTRKHDSQIAPSLIKRNTGEVAVLLGDKGYDDQKIRALARETGVRPVIKHREFSSLHKAWNARLDADLYGQRSQNETVNSRLKRKYGAFVRSRRWWKQFRELVVGCLTHNIDKAL comes from the coding sequence ATGCAGGCCCTCCCGAAGTCGCGGTTACTCTGGTTTGTTGAGCAGGCGTATCACTTGGCTCGGCGAGCTGTCGCTCGGTACTCCTCGAAGTTCTCGAAACGCCGGTACACACTCCACCAACACATCGTTCTGCTGTGTCTCAAGGTTCGGAAGAATACGACGTACCGAACGCTTCTCGACGAACTCATCGAGATGCCCCGGATTCGGAGCGCCATCGACCTTGAGGAACTTCCGTCTCCCTCGACGCTGTGTAAGGCGTTCAATCGGCTTGATATGGCGGTTTGGCGTGTCCTACTCAACCTTTCTGTCACACTCCTCCCGACCAACGGTGTCGTTGGTATCGACGCCTCCGGCTTCGACCGGAGTCACGCCTCAAAGCACTACACGAAGCGAACGAAGTTGACGATTCAGCAGTTGAAAGTCACGCTTCTCGTAGACACGAAAGTGAACGCAATCATCGACTTACACGTGACGACCACGCGAAAACACGATTCGCAGATTGCGCCGTCGCTCATCAAGCGAAACACCGGAGAAGTAGCGGTTCTTCTTGGCGATAAGGGATACGACGACCAGAAGATTCGGGCGTTAGCCCGTGAAACTGGTGTTCGTCCGGTCATCAAGCATCGAGAATTTTCGTCGCTTCACAAGGCGTGGAACGCTCGACTGGACGCCGATCTCTACGGTCAGCGCAGTCAGAACGAGACCGTAAATTCTCGCCTCAAACGCAAGTACGGGGCATTCGTCCGCTCACGGCGCTGGTGGAAGCAGTTCCGTGAACTCGTTGTCGGCTGTCTCACTCACAACATCGACAAGGCACTCTGA
- a CDS encoding DUF2254 domain-containing protein, producing the protein MDDYLRWPTTTIFAVVTGISLLIAELSTLDPSGNGQQVLSTLASIQAAVFAIVFSVIILGIQLSTSRYSTRLADLFRTDGVYKKTVGIFAVSLAVDVAVLIAFNHISIYLLRFSLSYAVGLAATSFFLLYFFVDRTLQQTTPDGIIKRVKQELTPSQIVADAEAADNDPSETDPFLVPVSIIRAAIIDRDVPAATRGLNVIDNQVEKLLEYAFTDQLEDETPVGDSVEELCTNRLPSAGEKTVEEDLYELGTETVGTISSIGCNAVDQGHGSVTVFSSQGLAELVGTVDFDTTGEKIRKKAVDDSGEMLKEAADADLWDAAGTGIRVLGWQAAGSVVRRGPTERQRFPYSSLSLKYIPDVFAEVVDGASDDVDENRIFNTTRRDDNDTSPVEWALWSCYASMTEVTSAFIRYELRHGEDIVDWSSAGGGWTKCLSTLADSDFDSLLQYWLGTILYLEYIEFEADNRVMSDFRSAARYDVSPDVVEKAIDNILDGHSEPQKHIDYLPGQIDPVEYPRTGHRVPPISDPKRSFKDWLELQKGVYLDRAKGEGMFASKISKDDGDS; encoded by the coding sequence ATGGATGACTATCTTCGCTGGCCGACAACAACAATATTCGCTGTTGTAACCGGAATCTCTCTACTAATAGCAGAACTGTCTACATTGGATCCATCGGGGAACGGGCAGCAAGTACTAAGCACACTGGCATCGATACAAGCCGCAGTCTTCGCAATCGTATTCTCCGTCATCATCCTGGGAATACAGCTCTCCACGTCCCGGTACTCCACCAGGTTAGCCGACTTATTCAGAACTGACGGAGTATACAAGAAGACAGTAGGCATCTTCGCAGTCTCCCTCGCTGTGGATGTCGCTGTTCTCATCGCTTTCAATCATATCTCAATCTATCTTCTCAGGTTCTCACTTTCTTACGCTGTTGGATTAGCAGCCACCTCGTTCTTTTTGCTGTACTTTTTCGTCGATAGAACACTGCAGCAGACCACGCCCGATGGAATCATCAAACGGGTCAAGCAAGAGCTCACGCCATCCCAGATTGTAGCTGACGCAGAGGCCGCGGACAATGATCCATCTGAGACAGACCCGTTTCTCGTACCTGTATCCATCATCCGGGCAGCAATCATTGATAGAGACGTACCAGCTGCAACACGAGGCCTCAACGTAATCGACAACCAAGTTGAAAAACTGCTAGAATACGCTTTTACAGATCAACTGGAAGACGAAACCCCGGTAGGCGACTCCGTTGAGGAGCTTTGTACAAACAGGCTTCCCAGCGCCGGAGAAAAAACGGTCGAGGAAGATCTGTATGAACTCGGAACAGAAACTGTCGGCACAATCTCCTCGATCGGATGCAATGCCGTCGATCAAGGACACGGATCAGTCACAGTATTCAGCTCTCAAGGTTTGGCCGAACTGGTTGGCACGGTCGATTTCGATACCACCGGTGAGAAGATCCGGAAAAAGGCAGTAGATGATTCCGGTGAAATGTTAAAGGAAGCGGCTGATGCAGATCTTTGGGATGCTGCCGGGACAGGTATTCGGGTGCTTGGTTGGCAGGCTGCTGGGTCAGTCGTACGTCGAGGCCCTACAGAAAGACAAAGATTTCCGTACAGTTCGTTATCACTGAAATACATTCCAGACGTGTTTGCAGAGGTCGTGGACGGTGCTTCAGACGATGTCGATGAAAACCGTATCTTCAATACTACTCGTAGGGACGACAATGATACCTCTCCTGTAGAGTGGGCCTTGTGGAGTTGCTATGCTTCGATGACTGAGGTCACTTCTGCCTTCATTCGATACGAGCTCCGACATGGCGAAGACATTGTCGACTGGAGCAGTGCGGGAGGTGGATGGACAAAATGTCTTTCAACATTGGCCGATTCCGATTTTGACTCATTACTTCAGTACTGGTTGGGTACGATCCTATATTTGGAGTACATAGAGTTCGAGGCAGATAACCGGGTGATGTCTGACTTCCGTTCCGCTGCCCGATACGATGTTTCACCGGATGTGGTGGAGAAGGCTATAGACAATATTCTGGACGGTCACTCTGAACCGCAGAAACATATCGATTATCTGCCGGGGCAGATTGACCCTGTTGAGTACCCTCGGACAGGCCACCGTGTGCCACCGATCTCTGACCCAAAACGCTCGTTCAAGGACTGGCTGGAGCTACAGAAAGGAGTATATCTGGATCGGGCAAAGGGCGAAGGAATGTTTGCATCTAAGATCAGCAAGGACGATGGGGACTCGTAG
- a CDS encoding rhomboid family intramembrane serine protease, translating into MSENPAVSALNKAYQEYTEGDSTLTYLLGIIVAAVFLLEVAFTAITSLDSIQILATGIFGVHPVIAWPFSPVLHRGFPHFAANLVGLLAVGIPMEKHWNRKRYSLFLVVTGYLTIMAGTGFMWIFSESPLAFYGTSGVVYALAGYSLIHLFRSHQQFNWSEKVAALIGFLALVSVVVDPFTGPYFEPSWINAGHASGFVIGAVSGWFGWGGKCA; encoded by the coding sequence ATGAGTGAGAATCCTGCTGTCTCTGCGTTGAACAAGGCCTATCAGGAATATACTGAGGGTGATTCTACGCTCACGTATCTGCTGGGTATAATCGTTGCAGCAGTATTTCTCTTAGAAGTCGCCTTTACGGCTATCACATCTCTGGACAGCATCCAGATTCTTGCTACAGGAATATTTGGAGTTCATCCTGTAATTGCATGGCCGTTCTCGCCTGTTTTGCACCGTGGATTCCCGCATTTTGCTGCCAATCTGGTCGGATTGCTAGCGGTAGGGATTCCAATGGAAAAGCACTGGAATCGGAAACGGTACTCTCTGTTTCTGGTGGTGACAGGATACCTGACCATCATGGCTGGTACAGGGTTCATGTGGATTTTCTCCGAATCCCCGTTGGCCTTCTACGGAACAAGCGGGGTCGTTTACGCCTTAGCCGGTTACTCGCTTATCCACTTATTCAGGAGTCATCAACAGTTCAATTGGAGTGAGAAGGTAGCTGCACTCATAGGTTTTCTAGCACTGGTATCGGTGGTAGTTGACCCGTTCACTGGACCGTATTTCGAGCCGTCATGGATTAATGCCGGTCACGCATCTGGATTTGTGATTGGCGCTGTATCTGGATGGTTCGGATGGGGTGGAAAGTGTGCTTAG
- a CDS encoding toxin-antitoxin system TumE family protein yields MEPTADDLDGYDNATVYEDGTVIRVSVRRTDDNAYPSGWRYTLHYGALTAGPETLDDGTIRRYDNSHEDTKGHELHVAPDPEPEFVEFPGIEELYERFWDEIPKTRFGPSDDNGDTHD; encoded by the coding sequence ATGGAACCAACGGCCGACGACCTCGATGGATACGACAACGCCACAGTGTACGAGGATGGGACCGTCATTCGCGTGTCTGTCCGGCGGACGGACGACAATGCCTATCCATCGGGATGGCGGTACACGCTTCACTACGGAGCGCTGACCGCCGGTCCCGAGACACTCGACGACGGAACGATCCGTCGCTACGATAACTCACACGAGGATACGAAAGGCCACGAATTACACGTCGCTCCCGACCCGGAGCCCGAGTTCGTCGAGTTCCCCGGCATCGAGGAACTCTACGAACGGTTCTGGGACGAGATTCCGAAGACACGATTCGGTCCATCCGACGACAACGGTGATACCCATGACTGA
- a CDS encoding bacterio-opsin activator domain-containing protein — translation MTVTAPTLDTAQILVVGSTEWLEAFTDAVRSQTGASVRAVSNASEALDTVGQISIDCVVTEYTLREKTGVELVNCLKETTPSTPIILGTTAGSEAVASEAIRAGVTDYIAVTESADQTMDDLIERTADAVRIAEETTTRDERAQQFEAVFQDTQTATWVLDRQGSLKRVNQPAREMIDQDCDALIGETFWTLPWWDETETARQDVRQLVAEAREGQFSNVVVFQAPANPHRVLDLSVRPVKNDRGDLVSIVVEGIDVSEQVRLQRDLQESEELHRVTLKNMTDTVLITNDDGEYTYVCPNVHFIFGYTAEEIYEQETIDELIGENLFDRDDLAENRVLKNIECTATDKAGREHTLLVNVREVDIQGGSVLYSCRDITKRKQREEALATLQELARSFLYAGTHDEIAQHIVEDSSNVIGVEASAVYLFDADANELRPAAHSQTMRDLHGPLPRVHADGDTLPGHGFITGSTQVFENIHNSDRLENRATDLRSACYIPLGDHGVFVAGSDAVGAFDDVTRELADLLAAAAEAALDRVTRESTLRTQERQLQQQNDQLTTLNQINETIRAIDRAVVEAESREEIDHAVCDLLTSDDRFRFAWIGTVDPTTETLEARTWAGNEQGYLDGHQFAVGASGTEPAGQTAATDEVTMVPNVAADLREDSWRTDALRRDFMSVLSIPLVYNDLTYGVLTVYASTRDAFDEMAQTVLTELGETIAAALSAIERKNALLTTSITRLVFGIEDSTFILSRLAREADCTLTYKGGVQQTTDRSYVFVTVDGAAIETLQDSASGLAGIDDVQPISADTDGGVLRLGLTEPFLALELADHGAVFREAVASPTETTLTIDAPERVDGQTARQLVTDTFADVTLQSKQTLDQAFERDIHAQFLGALTDRQLEVTQTAYYSGFFESPRESTGEEVAALLGISPPAFYQHIRTVQRKLFTAVFEEANHPVAGQTEQVE, via the coding sequence ATGACAGTGACTGCCCCCACCCTTGACACGGCCCAAATCCTCGTTGTTGGCTCGACTGAATGGCTCGAAGCCTTTACAGATGCGGTACGCAGCCAAACTGGAGCGTCTGTTAGGGCGGTTTCTAACGCGTCTGAGGCACTAGATACCGTCGGTCAGATCTCCATTGATTGTGTCGTTACCGAGTATACGCTCAGGGAGAAAACCGGGGTCGAACTAGTGAATTGTCTCAAAGAAACGACACCGTCAACTCCGATAATTCTCGGCACCACAGCCGGTAGCGAGGCTGTCGCGAGCGAGGCTATCCGGGCTGGCGTCACCGATTATATTGCAGTAACCGAGTCCGCTGACCAGACAATGGACGACCTGATCGAACGGACAGCGGACGCGGTTCGTATAGCAGAGGAGACGACCACTCGTGACGAGCGAGCACAGCAGTTCGAGGCGGTCTTCCAGGACACCCAGACGGCGACGTGGGTACTCGACCGACAGGGCTCACTCAAGCGCGTCAATCAACCGGCACGGGAGATGATCGATCAGGACTGTGACGCTCTCATCGGGGAGACGTTCTGGACACTCCCGTGGTGGGACGAAACAGAGACGGCCAGACAAGATGTTCGACAGCTCGTAGCGGAGGCACGCGAGGGACAGTTTAGCAACGTCGTCGTCTTCCAGGCGCCAGCAAACCCCCACCGCGTCTTAGACCTCTCGGTCCGCCCTGTCAAGAACGACCGTGGCGATCTCGTCTCAATCGTGGTTGAGGGGATCGATGTTAGCGAACAGGTCAGACTGCAACGCGACCTCCAGGAGTCCGAAGAGCTCCACCGGGTCACACTCAAAAACATGACCGATACCGTCCTCATCACGAACGACGACGGGGAATACACCTACGTCTGTCCGAACGTCCACTTTATATTTGGGTACACCGCCGAAGAGATCTACGAGCAAGAAACCATAGACGAGTTAATTGGTGAGAATCTCTTCGACCGTGACGACCTCGCTGAAAACAGAGTTCTCAAGAACATCGAGTGCACGGCGACCGATAAGGCTGGTCGCGAACACACACTCCTGGTCAACGTCAGGGAAGTCGACATCCAGGGAGGGTCTGTCCTCTATAGCTGTCGTGACATTACGAAACGAAAACAGCGTGAAGAGGCCCTGGCTACCCTCCAGGAACTCGCGCGATCCTTCCTGTATGCGGGGACCCACGATGAGATCGCACAGCACATCGTCGAGGATTCGTCGAACGTGATCGGTGTTGAGGCGAGTGCTGTCTATCTGTTTGACGCGGACGCGAACGAACTCCGGCCGGCGGCGCACTCACAGACCATGCGGGACCTGCACGGGCCCTTACCGAGAGTCCACGCCGATGGCGACACACTCCCAGGCCACGGGTTCATCACCGGCTCCACGCAGGTGTTCGAGAATATCCACAACTCAGACCGTCTGGAGAACCGAGCGACGGATCTGCGAAGTGCCTGCTATATTCCGCTGGGTGACCATGGCGTCTTCGTAGCGGGATCGGACGCCGTAGGCGCCTTCGACGACGTGACACGGGAACTCGCCGACTTGCTCGCTGCGGCCGCCGAGGCAGCCCTGGACCGTGTGACCCGCGAATCGACGCTCCGGACCCAGGAGCGACAACTCCAGCAGCAAAACGACCAACTCACGACGCTGAACCAGATCAACGAGACGATTCGGGCTATTGACCGGGCGGTTGTCGAAGCTGAAAGCCGCGAGGAAATCGACCATGCCGTCTGTGACCTGCTGACCAGCGATGACCGGTTTCGGTTCGCCTGGATCGGGACCGTGGACCCGACAACAGAGACGCTGGAGGCTCGCACCTGGGCCGGCAATGAACAGGGATATCTGGACGGCCACCAATTTGCCGTCGGAGCGTCCGGGACCGAGCCGGCCGGGCAAACGGCGGCGACTGATGAGGTGACGATGGTTCCCAACGTTGCAGCCGACTTGCGGGAAGATTCGTGGCGAACTGACGCGCTGCGACGCGATTTCATGTCGGTACTGAGTATTCCGCTGGTGTACAATGACCTGACCTACGGCGTTCTCACCGTCTACGCGAGCACCAGAGACGCGTTCGACGAGATGGCACAGACGGTGCTGACAGAACTCGGTGAGACTATCGCTGCCGCACTCAGCGCCATCGAACGGAAGAACGCGCTTCTCACGACGTCGATAACTCGCCTGGTGTTCGGTATCGAGGATTCGACGTTTATTCTCTCGCGTTTGGCGCGGGAAGCCGACTGCACTCTGACGTACAAGGGTGGCGTCCAGCAGACGACCGATAGGAGCTACGTCTTCGTGACTGTCGACGGCGCTGCTATCGAGACGCTTCAGGACTCCGCATCGGGACTAGCCGGTATCGATGATGTACAGCCCATCAGTGCCGATACAGACGGTGGCGTCCTGCGATTGGGGCTAACAGAGCCCTTCCTCGCGCTGGAACTCGCCGACCACGGGGCTGTCTTTCGCGAAGCGGTCGCGTCGCCCACGGAGACCACACTCACCATCGATGCTCCGGAACGTGTCGATGGCCAGACTGCCAGGCAACTGGTGACCGACACATTCGCTGATGTTACCCTCCAGAGCAAACAGACGCTCGACCAGGCTTTCGAACGAGATATCCACGCCCAGTTTCTCGGGGCACTGACAGATCGCCAGCTGGAAGTCACCCAGACGGCCTACTACAGCGGGTTCTTCGAATCACCACGCGAGTCCACGGGTGAAGAGGTGGCGGCGTTACTCGGCATTTCTCCTCCAGCGTTCTATCAGCATATCCGGACGGTACAGCGGAAATTGTTCACGGCGGTGTTCGAGGAAGCGAACCACCCTGTAGCCGGTCAGACAGAGCAGGTTGAATAA
- a CDS encoding rubrerythrin-like domain-containing protein, with protein sequence MRDVTQTPDEETPYECFECGTVVTAEDNPDPCPDCGGEMRNRQTPVE encoded by the coding sequence ATGCGAGATGTCACGCAAACGCCCGACGAGGAAACGCCGTACGAGTGTTTCGAGTGTGGAACTGTCGTCACTGCGGAGGACAATCCCGACCCTTGCCCTGACTGTGGTGGCGAGATGCGGAACCGACAGACACCGGTCGAGTGA
- a CDS encoding Glu/Leu/Phe/Val family dehydrogenase → MSELNPYQSLRTQIDEAANYVDVSDGELERLKTPERVVEMNLSVEMDNGSTEVFRAYRSQFNGDRGPYKGGIRYHPRVTRDEVKALSGWMVYKTATSDIPLGGGKGGIIIDPREYSESELERVTRAFAAELRPFIGSDRDIPAPDVNTGQREMNWIRDTYETLENTTEPGVITGKDTSNGGSEGRVEATGRSTVIAAREAFEYLGKDLSGASVAVQGYGNAGWIAAKLVYEMGADVVAVSDSSGGIYATGSLDPYSVREHKQETGSVVGYPGAEQTLTNEELLTLDVDLLIPAALENAIDESLAGDINADVISEAANGPVTPTADDILRERDVLVIPDILANAGGVIVSYFEWVQNRQRFYWPEERVNTELDTKIVDQFQNLVHTYESRSLPSLRTAAYVLALERVLDAGESTGTWP, encoded by the coding sequence ATGTCGGAGCTAAATCCGTACCAGAGTTTGCGGACACAGATCGATGAAGCAGCTAACTATGTTGATGTGTCAGATGGTGAACTAGAGCGTCTCAAGACACCCGAGCGAGTGGTGGAGATGAATTTGTCCGTCGAGATGGACAACGGCTCGACCGAGGTGTTCCGTGCCTATCGGTCACAGTTCAACGGTGACCGTGGCCCCTACAAAGGCGGTATCCGCTACCACCCGCGAGTGACTCGTGATGAGGTCAAGGCGCTGTCGGGGTGGATGGTGTACAAAACTGCCACCAGTGATATTCCACTCGGTGGCGGCAAAGGTGGGATTATCATCGACCCGCGTGAGTACTCCGAGTCGGAACTCGAGCGAGTCACCCGCGCATTCGCAGCGGAGCTGAGGCCGTTCATCGGGTCTGACCGTGACATCCCAGCTCCCGACGTGAATACGGGGCAGCGTGAGATGAACTGGATCAGGGATACGTACGAGACGCTGGAGAATACGACGGAACCGGGTGTCATCACCGGGAAAGATACATCGAATGGCGGGAGCGAGGGTCGCGTCGAAGCGACCGGCCGGTCGACGGTCATCGCCGCACGCGAGGCGTTTGAATATCTCGGCAAGGACCTCAGTGGGGCCTCCGTCGCTGTACAGGGATATGGAAATGCCGGCTGGATCGCGGCCAAACTCGTCTACGAGATGGGTGCCGATGTGGTCGCCGTGTCCGATTCGAGCGGCGGTATTTATGCTACAGGTTCACTCGACCCCTACTCTGTCAGAGAACACAAACAGGAAACCGGCAGCGTTGTCGGGTACCCGGGTGCAGAACAGACTCTGACCAACGAGGAACTGCTCACCCTTGATGTAGACCTATTGATTCCTGCAGCACTGGAGAACGCCATCGACGAGTCGCTTGCGGGTGATATCAATGCCGATGTGATCTCCGAGGCTGCGAACGGACCGGTCACACCGACTGCCGACGATATCCTCCGTGAACGGGACGTGCTCGTGATTCCGGATATCCTCGCGAACGCGGGTGGTGTTATCGTCTCCTACTTCGAGTGGGTGCAAAACCGCCAGCGGTTCTACTGGCCCGAGGAACGTGTGAATACAGAGCTAGACACCAAAATCGTCGACCAGTTCCAGAATCTGGTTCACACATACGAAAGTCGCTCTCTGCCGTCTCTTCGGACTGCCGCGTACGTCCTTGCGCTCGAGCGCGTTCTCGACGCTGGTGAGTCGACCGGGACCTGGCCCTGA
- a CDS encoding histidine kinase N-terminal 7TM domain-containing protein yields the protein MTVLGVSPAFLAYVFAYGLAALGCIAALGRARQVTDTDTRRGLVALLVGSGGWAALQLAFLVAPTPTVGYGAYTLSLVIGLTTVGAWLYFTSAYTGRSFHRNKMYRRLAVALYLAIVAVKLTNPLHGWYFQTTFVTEPFPHQTIMHGTFHWVVTGLSYALVAVGFFMLYELFLDADYDTRPLAALVGITGLPVMFDIVGFASDALIDINYEPLGVAVFAIGVLYVFEEEFLAVQLTDGVDAPVIYLDHDDRISHYNGRAEQLFPDLNGATGEPLDTIIPPASTELGDRNWILDRTSAGETKHYLVSDTRFSLGQTGIGRMVLFTDVTRTERQRRELERQNEQLEGFAAAIRHELLNTLQIVSARIDIAGDAVEDGEVDLARDSLQTASDTSERMADIVDDLAKLARYGQSVEDSQTETVDLGTIAKAAWATADVDNGSLSIESSVEVTADPERLERLFINAFTFGAHNGATETTVTVTDTGFAITDDGAPTGNTDPVSYFEYGSAIPDAEAGLTLPNLRMLAETHGWEATLDTSYQDGIRIVISGVGTRKQ from the coding sequence ATGACCGTCCTCGGCGTTTCTCCAGCGTTTTTGGCATATGTTTTCGCCTACGGACTGGCCGCGCTCGGCTGTATAGCCGCACTCGGCCGTGCCAGGCAGGTCACAGACACCGATACCCGTCGAGGGTTGGTCGCGTTGCTGGTCGGGAGTGGCGGCTGGGCCGCGCTACAATTGGCCTTTCTGGTCGCTCCAACACCTACGGTAGGCTACGGAGCCTACACCCTCAGCCTGGTCATCGGACTCACTACCGTCGGGGCCTGGCTCTATTTTACCTCAGCCTATACCGGACGCTCTTTTCACCGAAATAAGATGTATAGACGTCTAGCAGTGGCACTGTATCTCGCTATCGTCGCTGTGAAACTGACGAACCCGCTCCACGGCTGGTACTTCCAGACAACCTTCGTCACCGAGCCCTTCCCCCATCAGACAATCATGCATGGTACTTTTCACTGGGTCGTCACCGGGCTCTCCTACGCGCTTGTCGCGGTGGGCTTCTTTATGTTGTACGAACTATTTCTGGATGCCGACTACGATACACGGCCACTGGCCGCTCTCGTCGGGATTACTGGCCTCCCTGTGATGTTCGATATCGTCGGCTTCGCCAGCGATGCTCTCATTGACATCAACTACGAGCCGCTTGGCGTTGCCGTCTTCGCAATCGGCGTCTTGTACGTGTTCGAAGAGGAGTTTCTCGCCGTCCAGCTCACCGACGGCGTTGACGCACCGGTCATCTATCTGGACCACGATGACCGAATCAGCCACTACAATGGACGCGCTGAGCAGTTGTTCCCGGACCTCAATGGGGCGACGGGGGAACCGCTGGACACCATTATCCCACCCGCGAGCACGGAACTCGGTGACCGAAACTGGATCCTCGATCGGACCAGCGCCGGTGAGACCAAACACTATCTGGTCAGCGACACGCGCTTTTCTCTGGGCCAGACTGGCATCGGCCGGATGGTGTTGTTTACCGATGTGACTCGGACCGAACGGCAGCGTCGGGAGCTAGAACGGCAGAATGAACAACTGGAAGGGTTCGCCGCCGCTATCCGGCATGAACTGCTCAACACGCTGCAGATTGTCAGCGCCAGAATCGACATCGCTGGCGACGCGGTCGAAGACGGTGAGGTGGATCTGGCTCGGGATAGCTTGCAGACCGCCTCGGACACCTCAGAACGGATGGCAGATATCGTCGATGACCTGGCAAAACTCGCTCGATACGGCCAAAGCGTCGAAGACAGCCAGACCGAGACGGTTGACCTCGGAACTATCGCGAAGGCGGCATGGGCGACTGCTGACGTTGACAATGGTTCCCTCTCCATTGAATCCAGTGTAGAAGTCACAGCTGACCCCGAGCGTCTCGAAAGACTGTTTATCAACGCGTTCACGTTCGGTGCGCACAACGGTGCGACCGAGACTACCGTTACCGTCACCGACACTGGCTTTGCGATAACCGATGACGGTGCGCCGACTGGCAACACCGACCCGGTATCGTATTTCGAGTATGGGAGCGCGATTCCCGACGCTGAGGCCGGATTGACACTTCCGAACCTCCGGATGCTCGCCGAGACCCACGGTTGGGAGGCAACGCTCGATACGTCGTATCAAGACGGAATCCGTATCGTCATCTCAGGTGTCGGTACGCGCAAACAGTAG